The following proteins are encoded in a genomic region of alpha proteobacterium U9-1i:
- a CDS encoding site-specific recombinase, with the protein MTAAKRCVVYSRTSTEEGLGQEFNSLDAQAEACEAYIKSQVGEGWRLTQTAYEDGGYSGGSMDRPAFQRLLADVKAKRVDIVVVYKVDRLTRSLADFAKIMEVLDAASASFVSVTQSFNTTTSMGRLTLNVLLSFAQFEREVTGERIRDKLAASKAKGMWMGGKPPFGYEAAGRTLAINEAEAERVRMIFKRFVQLGSVLELVEDLRHRRIVTKKWTTKNGLELGGNAMTRGGLYWMLANPIYRGMIRHRGKVYPGLHPAIVDEETWSAAAALLSKSDPRASPTTPTDLLLGKAFDDKGHAMGVSWGRKGSARYRYYVSQPALRGRSAEAGSLRRVSGTALEGATIREAAQFIDASWAPDGPLAQRVCAALKRIEVGARRLVLHFTETAIDPIGISATSYEVEHVDGLVRVICPIALAKPKNATSLIGRPGTAVPRRDRALIRAVAVARSWSERLDAGAPRSIKALASAERACIHYTAKLLPLAYLAPDLVDMILDGRQPPRLTLMALIAEPLPLSWNAQRERFASFN; encoded by the coding sequence GTGACCGCCGCGAAGCGATGCGTCGTCTATTCGCGCACGTCTACCGAGGAAGGGCTCGGACAAGAGTTCAACTCACTAGATGCTCAGGCGGAGGCCTGCGAGGCCTACATCAAGTCGCAGGTTGGTGAAGGCTGGCGGCTCACTCAAACGGCCTACGAAGACGGCGGCTATTCCGGCGGCAGCATGGATCGACCCGCGTTTCAGCGATTGCTTGCTGATGTCAAAGCCAAGCGCGTGGACATCGTCGTTGTCTACAAAGTCGACCGACTGACACGCTCACTCGCCGACTTTGCAAAGATCATGGAAGTGTTGGATGCAGCCAGCGCTTCGTTTGTATCTGTCACGCAATCGTTCAACACAACGACGAGCATGGGACGGCTGACGCTCAACGTGCTGCTGTCTTTTGCTCAGTTCGAACGCGAAGTGACCGGCGAACGCATTCGCGACAAGCTCGCGGCGTCGAAGGCGAAGGGCATGTGGATGGGCGGCAAGCCGCCGTTTGGATACGAAGCAGCTGGTCGAACGCTGGCGATCAACGAAGCCGAAGCTGAACGCGTGCGCATGATCTTCAAGCGCTTCGTCCAACTTGGATCTGTTCTCGAACTCGTCGAAGACCTTCGTCATCGCCGGATCGTTACAAAGAAATGGACCACCAAGAACGGCCTCGAGCTTGGCGGCAATGCGATGACGCGCGGTGGGCTTTATTGGATGTTGGCCAATCCTATCTATCGCGGAATGATCCGCCACCGCGGGAAGGTTTATCCGGGCCTGCACCCCGCGATCGTTGACGAAGAGACATGGAGCGCGGCGGCGGCGTTGCTGTCAAAGTCCGACCCACGCGCGAGTCCTACAACGCCGACGGACCTGCTGCTCGGAAAGGCTTTCGACGACAAGGGTCACGCGATGGGCGTGAGCTGGGGCCGCAAGGGCTCAGCTCGGTATCGCTATTACGTGTCGCAACCGGCGCTCAGAGGTCGAAGCGCGGAGGCAGGCAGCCTGCGTCGGGTCTCTGGCACGGCCCTTGAGGGCGCAACGATCCGAGAAGCGGCGCAATTCATTGATGCGAGTTGGGCGCCAGATGGACCGTTAGCACAACGCGTTTGCGCGGCGCTGAAGCGCATCGAAGTAGGAGCGCGCCGCCTCGTGCTGCACTTTACTGAGACGGCTATCGATCCGATCGGCATCAGCGCAACGAGCTACGAAGTGGAGCACGTGGATGGCCTCGTTCGCGTCATCTGTCCGATTGCGCTCGCCAAACCGAAAAACGCGACTTCTTTGATCGGACGACCGGGAACAGCGGTGCCGCGGCGGGATCGCGCCCTCATTCGCGCCGTCGCAGTTGCGCGCTCTTGGTCAGAGCGCCTCGACGCGGGCGCGCCCAGATCGATCAAAGCATTGGCCAGTGCGGAGAGGGCGTGCATTCATTACACGGCAAAGCTCCTTCCGCTTGCCTATTTGGCCCCTGACCTCGTGGATATGATCCTCGACGGCCGTCAGCCGCCGCGGCTGACGTTGATGGCGCTCATCGCCGAGCCCCTTCCCTTGTCTTGGAACGCGCAGCGCGAGCGCTTTGCTTCGTTCAATTAG
- a CDS encoding peptidyl-prolyl cis-trans isomerase PpiD, with product MKHTLIRTIPDEAPKEAFAGCGHAPSPAAQRHVGAPPIYVDGVHIDESAIAAEAQNHAASSGPEARAMAARALVIRHLLLRRARELGLQPQPLIDGQDREETADEALIRQVLAAEAPGVEPSEAECRRVYEGSTSRFTAPELFEASHILIEAEAADAAAWVAAHQRALELIEQLHAGGDFSQLARSYSSCPTAAEGGALGQLTRGDLAPEFERFVLALEPGSVAPAPLRTRHGWHVVRLDRLAAERLLPFEAVVDDIRAALRARSEVAASARYVGALASSATIEGLALLSGAPS from the coding sequence ATGAAACATACTTTGATCCGCACAATTCCAGATGAGGCGCCCAAGGAGGCGTTCGCAGGCTGCGGCCACGCCCCAAGCCCTGCGGCGCAGCGCCACGTCGGCGCCCCGCCAATTTATGTGGACGGCGTCCACATCGACGAGAGCGCCATCGCCGCGGAAGCACAAAACCATGCTGCTTCGTCGGGGCCTGAGGCGCGCGCCATGGCCGCGCGCGCGCTCGTCATCCGTCACCTTCTTCTTCGCCGCGCGCGTGAATTGGGCTTGCAGCCTCAGCCGCTAATTGACGGGCAGGATAGGGAAGAGACGGCCGATGAAGCGCTCATTCGCCAGGTCCTGGCCGCCGAAGCGCCGGGCGTGGAGCCAAGCGAGGCCGAGTGCCGCCGGGTTTATGAAGGCTCGACGAGCCGGTTCACGGCGCCGGAGCTCTTCGAAGCATCGCATATTCTGATTGAAGCCGAGGCGGCGGACGCTGCGGCGTGGGTCGCCGCCCACCAGCGCGCGCTTGAACTGATCGAGCAGCTCCATGCCGGCGGCGATTTCAGCCAGCTCGCCCGCTCATATTCGTCCTGCCCCACCGCGGCCGAAGGCGGCGCGCTTGGCCAGCTCACGCGCGGCGATCTGGCGCCCGAGTTCGAGCGTTTCGTTCTCGCTCTGGAACCTGGGTCGGTGGCGCCTGCGCCGCTTCGCACGCGCCATGGTTGGCATGTGGTGCGTCTGGATCGTCTTGCCGCGGAGCGGCTGCTGCCATTTGAAGCGGTTGTGGACGACATTCGCGCGGCGCTTCGCGCGCGGTCGGAAGTGGCGGCGTCAGCCCGTTATGTTGGCGCTCTAGCGTCGAGCGCCACGATCGAAGGCCTCGCGCTGCTGAGCGGGGCGCCTTCATGA
- a CDS encoding respiratory nitrate reductase beta chain, protein MKVRAQIGMVLNLDKCIGCHTCSVTCKNVWTNREGVEYAWFNNVESKPGVGYPRDWENQKRWNGGWTRTKSGKLEPRMGPKWRILAKIFANPDLPEIDDYYEPFDFDYAHLQTAPEMQAFPTARPRSKITGERMEKIERGPNWEEILGGEFSKRSKDANFENVQKEIYGQFENTFLMYLPRLCEHCLNPSCVAACPSGAIYKREEDGIVLIDQDKCRGWRMCVSACPYKKIYYNWSSGKSEKCTFCYPRIESGQPTVCSETCVGRIRYLGVILYDADRIEEAASVDEKDLYEKQLEIFLDPHDPNVIAQARADGVPEAWLEAARRSPIYKMAIDWRVAFPLHPEYRTLPMVWYVPPLSPIQSAASLGAIEHDGVMPDVKSLRIPVQYLANMLTAGEEAPIVTALERMLAMRAYMRAKTIDGVIDHGVAARVKLTPAAIEDMYQIMAIANYEDRFVIPTSHREGAEDAYELRGACGFSFGNEASGGRTELGLFGPTKRRVAKNPMEV, encoded by the coding sequence ATGAAGGTGCGCGCTCAGATCGGCATGGTGCTGAATCTCGATAAATGCATCGGGTGTCACACCTGCTCGGTGACTTGCAAGAACGTTTGGACCAATCGCGAGGGCGTCGAGTACGCATGGTTCAACAATGTCGAATCCAAGCCTGGCGTCGGCTATCCGCGTGATTGGGAAAATCAAAAACGCTGGAACGGCGGCTGGACGCGCACCAAGAGCGGAAAGCTTGAGCCGCGCATGGGGCCGAAGTGGCGCATCCTCGCCAAGATTTTCGCCAACCCCGATCTTCCCGAAATTGACGATTATTACGAGCCGTTCGACTTCGACTACGCGCACCTGCAAACCGCCCCGGAGATGCAGGCGTTTCCGACCGCGCGTCCGCGTTCGAAGATCACCGGTGAGCGCATGGAGAAGATCGAGAGAGGCCCCAACTGGGAAGAGATTCTGGGCGGCGAATTCTCCAAGCGTTCGAAGGACGCAAATTTCGAGAACGTCCAAAAGGAAATATACGGCCAGTTCGAGAACACCTTTCTTATGTACCTGCCGCGCTTGTGCGAGCACTGCCTCAATCCGTCGTGCGTTGCGGCGTGCCCGTCGGGGGCGATCTACAAGCGCGAGGAAGATGGCATCGTTCTGATCGATCAGGACAAGTGTCGGGGCTGGCGCATGTGTGTCTCAGCCTGTCCCTACAAGAAGATCTATTACAATTGGTCGAGCGGCAAATCCGAGAAATGCACGTTCTGCTATCCGCGCATCGAGTCCGGGCAACCGACAGTGTGTTCGGAGACGTGCGTCGGGCGCATCCGCTATTTGGGCGTTATCCTCTACGATGCCGACCGTATCGAGGAAGCCGCAAGCGTCGACGAGAAGGATCTCTACGAAAAGCAGCTTGAGATATTTCTTGACCCGCACGACCCGAACGTGATCGCGCAGGCGCGCGCCGATGGCGTGCCGGAAGCTTGGCTGGAAGCGGCGCGCCGCAGTCCGATCTACAAAATGGCGATCGATTGGCGCGTCGCGTTCCCGCTGCACCCAGAATATCGCACGCTGCCGATGGTCTGGTACGTGCCGCCGCTGTCGCCGATTCAATCGGCGGCGTCATTGGGCGCGATCGAACATGACGGCGTCATGCCCGACGTGAAGAGCCTGCGCATCCCCGTCCAATACCTCGCTAATATGCTGACAGCAGGCGAGGAGGCGCCGATCGTAACCGCGCTCGAGCGCATGCTGGCGATGCGCGCCTATATGCGCGCCAAGACGATTGACGGCGTCATTGATCATGGCGTGGCCGCTCGCGTGAAGCTGACGCCGGCGGCGATCGAAGACATGTATCAGATCATGGCGATCGCGAATTATGAGGATCGCTTCGTCATTCCGACTTCGCACCGGGAAGGGGCGGAGGACGCCTACGAGCTGCGCGGCGCTTGCGGCTTCAGTTTCGGCAACGAGGCGTCCGGCGGGCGCACCGAACTCGGCCTATTCGGCCCTACAAAAAGGCGCGTCGCCAAAAATCCGATGGAGGTCTGA
- a CDS encoding integrase has protein sequence MEAGAGRQQDDMVRKSTSAKKAFTDLRVRALVKGQLGDHLDGATPGLFLRVGKRGASWSLLYRVTGHGGDSPSGHKTKGPMRRLHLGDYPNVSLAAARVKAHSLMQVAEGGEDPKREAARTTSSSRTLAWLVDQYVEQYATKALASGQVGGWVLKRHWTPHFGKRAYASITRSELTERLKLIAASPDHGPGAALEARRWIMGLYSWAIKEELISHNPAVGLIGREGLRQKPEDLRPRERVLAIDEARAVYRATFKMPAPWGELARVLLLSLSRLSEFSKAERGWFDRVGRNLEVPGTGHKNRHPKTIPLTDLTFALLDERPHGEEGPYLFSTTEGQKPIYSFADNYANRLRALTAKELGRELPHFTLHDFRRSGSTHLTGLGVNEEVVEMLLGHKIKGVRGIYMKHKFLEERRNALCLWEKTLGAPGVAP, from the coding sequence TTGGAAGCGGGTGCGGGCCGGCAGCAAGACGACATGGTTCGCAAGAGCACTTCAGCCAAAAAAGCATTCACCGATCTGCGCGTGCGCGCACTGGTCAAGGGCCAACTTGGCGATCATCTGGACGGCGCAACGCCCGGCCTCTTCTTGCGCGTCGGCAAACGTGGCGCGAGCTGGTCATTGCTTTATCGCGTGACCGGCCATGGCGGCGATAGCCCCTCGGGGCACAAGACCAAGGGGCCGATGCGAAGGCTGCATCTGGGGGATTACCCCAATGTGAGTCTTGCTGCCGCGCGCGTCAAAGCACACTCTCTTATGCAAGTCGCCGAGGGCGGCGAAGATCCCAAACGGGAAGCAGCAAGAACCACCAGCAGCTCTAGGACGCTGGCCTGGCTCGTCGATCAGTATGTCGAACAATACGCCACGAAGGCGTTGGCCTCGGGACAAGTCGGCGGCTGGGTTCTTAAACGGCATTGGACCCCCCACTTCGGAAAGCGGGCCTACGCCTCGATCACCCGCTCAGAACTTACCGAGCGGCTTAAGTTGATCGCCGCATCGCCAGACCACGGTCCCGGTGCGGCTCTTGAGGCCCGGCGCTGGATCATGGGTCTCTACAGCTGGGCCATCAAAGAAGAACTGATCTCCCACAATCCAGCCGTTGGACTCATTGGCCGCGAAGGGCTTCGACAAAAGCCCGAAGACCTGCGGCCGCGCGAGCGCGTCCTTGCGATCGATGAAGCGCGTGCGGTCTATCGAGCCACGTTCAAGATGCCCGCGCCTTGGGGCGAACTTGCGCGCGTCCTGCTACTGTCACTCTCGCGGCTCAGCGAATTTTCGAAGGCGGAGCGAGGTTGGTTCGACCGCGTCGGCCGCAATCTTGAGGTTCCGGGCACAGGCCACAAAAACCGGCACCCCAAAACAATACCTCTGACAGATCTGACTTTCGCGCTCCTGGATGAACGGCCTCATGGCGAAGAAGGGCCATATCTCTTCTCGACGACCGAAGGACAAAAGCCAATCTATAGCTTCGCTGACAATTACGCGAACAGGCTTCGCGCGCTGACAGCCAAGGAGCTGGGCCGAGAGTTGCCACACTTCACGCTGCATGATTTTCGTCGGTCCGGATCAACGCATTTGACCGGCTTAGGCGTGAACGAAGAAGTCGTTGAAATGCTGCTCGGCCACAAGATTAAGGGCGTGCGCGGCATCTACATGAAACACAAATTCCTCGAAGAACGACGCAACGCCTTGTGTCTCTGGGAGAAAACACTGGGTGCTCCGGGCGTCGCGCCCTAA
- a CDS encoding respiratory nitrate reductase gamma chain codes for MDWLNQALFGFYPYVALAVLAIGSVLRFDREQYTWRTGSSQLLRRRQLVLGSVLFHVGVLAIFAGHFVGLLTPIAVWDALGVSHGAKQMLAIVAGGVAGAMCLAGGLLLLHRRLFDARIRATSSFGDTAILVLLMAQLCLGLATIPISLEHRDGVEMVKFMNWAQSIFTLRAGAADYVADAHWIFKAHLTLGLTILLVFPFTRLVHMLSAPVWYLNRRGWQIVRSKHLAVRSAK; via the coding sequence ATGGATTGGCTCAATCAAGCACTGTTTGGATTTTACCCGTACGTCGCGCTCGCTGTCTTGGCGATCGGGTCGGTGCTGCGGTTCGACCGTGAACAATACACATGGCGCACGGGCTCCTCACAATTGCTGCGTCGCCGCCAGCTCGTGCTTGGCTCGGTGCTGTTTCACGTTGGCGTGTTGGCGATCTTTGCCGGGCACTTCGTCGGCCTTTTGACGCCAATTGCGGTGTGGGACGCCCTCGGCGTCAGCCACGGGGCAAAGCAGATGCTGGCCATCGTCGCCGGCGGCGTAGCAGGAGCAATGTGTCTGGCCGGCGGCTTGTTGTTGCTGCACCGGCGTTTGTTCGATGCGCGCATCAGAGCGACATCGAGCTTCGGCGACACGGCGATCCTGGTTCTGCTGATGGCGCAGCTCTGTCTGGGCCTCGCCACCATTCCGATCTCGCTCGAGCATCGCGACGGCGTGGAGATGGTGAAATTCATGAACTGGGCGCAGAGCATCTTCACGCTCCGCGCGGGCGCCGCGGACTATGTCGCCGACGCCCACTGGATCTTCAAAGCGCACCTGACGCTGGGATTGACCATTCTGCTGGTGTTTCCGTTCACGCGCCTGGTGCACATGCTTTCAGCGCCGGTCTGGTATCTCAATCGCCGCGGCTGGCAGATCGTACGGTCCAAGCACTTGGCGGTGCGGAGCGCCAAATGA
- a CDS encoding ribonucleotide reductase of class II: MPFDAEISAEIWNAKYRFRVDGDGGDGGVEATWSRVAAAIAEAEPARARRHWRRQFETALSDFRFLPAGRIIAGAGTGRTVTLFNCFVMGTIPDNLDGIFEHLREAALTMQQGGGVGMDFSTIRPAGAPVRGVGAQASGPLSFMDAWDAMCRTVMSAGQRRGAMMGCLRIDHPDIEHFIDAKRDPARLRNFNVSVLVTDAFMAALSADQDWPLQFDGQTYRIVRARDLWARLMRATYDVAEPGVIFIDRVNAENNLAYCETVSATNPCGEQPLPPYGACLLGSINLSRLVKRPFEPDAAIDLEDLEQLTATAVRLLDNVIDVSRYPLREQEEEAKSKRRIGLGVTGLADALIFCNARYGAADGLALTEGWLRSIRTAAYRASAKLAAEKGAFPAYDAAILDRPTLASLDEETRGLIAEHGLRNGCLTTIAPTGTISLLAGNTSSGIEPVFAFSYQRRVRQQDNSFIEEPVQDYALTLWRRLHGDTPPPEHSFVSAQTLTPADHLAMQATAQRFIDSSISKTVNCPEDIPFEEFSDIYARAFDLGCKGCTTYRPNAVTGSILSVEKPDQNAPLSPPPAALAARPETLIGSTYKIKWPESEHALYVTINDIEENGARRPFEIFVNSKNMEHYAWTLALTRMISAVFRRGGDVTFVAEELKAVFDPRGGSWLNGRYVPSLLAAIGDVIQRHLDSDTVSAPAAVTVAPPQTRPRFCPKCSAASLIRSEGCDKCLECGYSKCS; encoded by the coding sequence ATGCCGTTCGATGCCGAAATCTCAGCCGAAATCTGGAACGCGAAGTATCGCTTTCGCGTCGATGGAGATGGGGGCGATGGCGGCGTCGAAGCGACGTGGTCGCGCGTCGCGGCAGCGATCGCTGAAGCCGAGCCCGCGCGCGCACGGCGACACTGGCGCAGGCAATTTGAGACCGCGCTCTCCGACTTTAGATTTTTGCCAGCGGGGCGCATCATCGCGGGGGCCGGAACGGGGCGCACGGTCACCTTGTTCAACTGCTTCGTCATGGGGACCATCCCCGACAATCTCGACGGCATCTTTGAGCATTTGCGCGAAGCAGCCCTTACCATGCAGCAGGGCGGCGGCGTTGGGATGGATTTTTCCACCATCCGCCCCGCGGGCGCGCCGGTGCGCGGCGTTGGCGCGCAAGCATCGGGACCGCTCTCCTTCATGGACGCATGGGACGCTATGTGCCGGACCGTGATGTCGGCCGGGCAACGCCGCGGCGCAATGATGGGCTGTTTGCGCATCGACCACCCCGACATCGAACACTTCATCGACGCCAAGCGCGACCCGGCCCGGCTGCGCAACTTCAATGTTTCGGTGCTCGTCACCGACGCCTTCATGGCGGCATTGTCGGCTGATCAGGACTGGCCACTGCAATTCGACGGTCAGACCTATAGAATAGTACGAGCGCGGGATTTGTGGGCGCGCTTGATGCGCGCGACCTACGATGTCGCCGAGCCTGGCGTCATTTTCATTGACCGGGTCAATGCGGAAAACAACCTCGCTTATTGCGAGACGGTGTCGGCGACCAATCCGTGCGGAGAGCAACCACTGCCGCCCTACGGCGCTTGCCTCTTGGGCTCGATCAATCTCTCACGCCTGGTCAAACGCCCCTTCGAGCCAGACGCTGCGATTGATCTCGAAGATCTGGAACAGCTTACCGCGACGGCGGTTCGCCTGCTGGACAATGTCATTGACGTCTCGCGTTATCCGCTGCGCGAGCAGGAAGAAGAAGCGAAGTCGAAGCGCCGCATCGGACTTGGCGTGACCGGGCTCGCTGACGCGCTGATCTTCTGCAACGCGCGGTATGGGGCCGCTGACGGACTTGCGTTGACCGAAGGTTGGCTGCGCTCGATCCGAACGGCCGCCTATCGCGCCTCGGCGAAGCTTGCAGCGGAGAAAGGCGCATTTCCGGCCTATGACGCAGCCATTCTAGACCGGCCGACGCTTGCTTCACTGGACGAAGAAACACGCGGACTGATCGCCGAACACGGTCTGCGTAATGGCTGCCTCACCACCATCGCCCCGACCGGCACCATCTCTCTGCTCGCCGGCAACACATCGTCGGGCATAGAGCCGGTGTTTGCGTTCTCCTATCAGCGCCGCGTCCGCCAACAGGACAATTCGTTCATCGAGGAGCCCGTCCAGGACTATGCGCTCACGCTATGGCGGCGCTTGCATGGTGATACGCCGCCGCCAGAGCATAGCTTTGTCAGCGCTCAAACCCTGACCCCCGCCGATCACCTGGCAATGCAGGCGACGGCGCAACGTTTCATCGACAGCTCGATTTCGAAGACGGTCAATTGTCCGGAAGATATTCCGTTCGAGGAGTTCTCCGACATTTATGCGCGTGCGTTCGACCTCGGCTGCAAGGGCTGCACTACGTATCGGCCGAACGCGGTCACCGGCTCGATCCTCTCGGTTGAGAAGCCGGACCAGAATGCGCCGCTTTCCCCTCCGCCCGCGGCGCTGGCGGCGCGGCCGGAGACGCTGATCGGCTCGACTTACAAAATCAAATGGCCGGAAAGCGAGCACGCGCTCTATGTCACCATCAACGATATCGAAGAGAATGGCGCGCGCCGGCCCTTCGAGATTTTCGTCAACTCCAAGAACATGGAGCACTACGCCTGGACCTTGGCGCTGACACGCATGATCTCAGCCGTCTTCCGGCGCGGCGGTGATGTGACGTTCGTGGCTGAAGAACTGAAGGCGGTGTTCGATCCGCGCGGCGGCTCGTGGCTCAATGGGCGCTATGTGCCCTCACTTTTGGCCGCCATCGGCGATGTCATCCAGCGGCACTTGGACAGTGACACGGTCTCGGCGCCGGCGGCCGTGACGGTCGCGCCCCCGCAAACCCGCCCGCGCTTTTGCCCCAAGTGTAGCGCGGCCTCTCTTATCCGCAGCGAGGGCTGCGACAAGTGCCTGGAGTGTGGCTACTCAAAGTGTTCGTGA
- a CDS encoding respiratory nitrate reductase delta chain — protein MANTYRALAVMLSYPTAEIAALVPPAMAALAVGGIVPMALVRGLAPLARELEQDDLYDAQARYVDLFDRTRSLSLQLYEHIHGESRDRGQAMVELLKLYSSHGLELTAKELPDHLPVFLEFLSQRPADEAAALLGQAAHVLEALRERLKKRDSNYALVFDALVAIVDADRNPEAVKALLQEPEDNPDDLEALDQAWAEEQVTFGPDKVDCPKAALVGRMKESAA, from the coding sequence ATGGCCAATACCTATCGCGCGCTGGCGGTGATGTTGAGTTACCCGACCGCCGAAATCGCCGCACTCGTGCCGCCGGCGATGGCGGCCTTGGCCGTTGGCGGGATCGTACCAATGGCTCTGGTGCGAGGCCTCGCGCCATTGGCGCGTGAGTTGGAGCAGGACGATCTCTACGATGCTCAAGCGCGTTACGTGGATTTGTTCGACCGGACCCGTTCGCTTTCGCTGCAGCTTTACGAGCACATCCATGGCGAGAGCCGCGATCGCGGCCAAGCCATGGTCGAGCTTCTAAAGCTCTATTCCTCACACGGCCTCGAACTCACGGCGAAGGAATTGCCGGATCACCTTCCGGTGTTTCTTGAGTTCCTGTCGCAGCGCCCGGCCGATGAAGCGGCGGCGTTGCTCGGGCAGGCGGCGCACGTGCTTGAGGCGTTGCGTGAGCGCTTGAAGAAGCGGGACTCCAATTACGCGCTCGTCTTCGATGCATTGGTCGCGATTGTAGACGCCGACCGCAATCCAGAGGCTGTAAAGGCGCTCCTGCAGGAGCCCGAGGACAATCCGGATGATCTGGAAGCGCTCGATCAGGCCTGGGCCGAAGAGCAGGTGACATTCGGTCCAGACAAGGTCGATTGCCCAAAGGCCGCACTGGTTGGGCGGATGAAGGAGAGTGCTGCGTGA